The following proteins are co-located in the Actinomycetota bacterium genome:
- a CDS encoding metallopeptidase family protein → MGDARRFESLVRDAIDLLPEQFRRRLDNVEIVIEDSPEREALLGLYHGVPLTDRGSGYSGFLPDKITIYRLPLERRARTPEDLAEQVRVTVWHEIAHHFGIDDARLRELGMG, encoded by the coding sequence ATGGGAGACGCGCGTCGTTTCGAGTCGCTTGTCCGAGATGCGATCGACCTGCTACCCGAGCAGTTCCGGCGGCGGCTCGACAACGTCGAGATCGTGATCGAGGACTCCCCAGAGCGCGAGGCGCTCCTCGGCCTCTACCACGGCGTTCCGTTGACCGACCGCGGCTCGGGATACAGCGGCTTCCTACCGGACAAGATCACCATCTACCGGCTACCGCTCGAGCGGCGTGCGCGAACTCCCGAAGACCTGGCCGAACAGGTGCGCGTCACGGTCTGGCACGAGATCGCCCATCACTTCGGCATCGACGACGCGCGACTGCGCGAGTTGGGGATGGGCTGA